In Lolium rigidum isolate FL_2022 chromosome 7, APGP_CSIRO_Lrig_0.1, whole genome shotgun sequence, the DNA window TGTGGATGTGTTGGAGAAAATGGCAAGATTAAACAATGTACCTATGCCTTCTGGTAGGCTTGTTTCTGACAAAAACATTGAGCTAGATGAAGTTTCTGAGTCTGCAACACTCCTGACTTCTGTTGCTGCTGGAAGTGATGGTGGtggtaaagaagaagaagaaaatgacaacattaaggaagatgaaggtTCCAATTTTGGAGGTATCAAGTCTGTCTCAAAGCTGCTGTCGCCAAAATTGTTCAGAGCAACTGTACTTCTGTGGTTGGCTTTCTTTGGAAATGCGTTTTCCTATTACGGGATTGTTCTGTTGACGTCAGAGTTAAGTAATGGAAACAGGATATGTGCAAAAGAGGAGGTTGAATCCGTACACTCGAACGAGTCAAGCCTATACAAAAACGTTTTTATCTCTAGCTTTGCAGGTTTGTTCTTAGTATTCATAATATTGTATGCTTATATCATTCCACTGCATACAATATTTATGCTGAGGTCCGATGCTTACATGTTTTCCTTGAAACAGAGATTCCAGGGTCAGTTGCTTCGGCCTTGATGGTGGATAGAGTTGGCCGAAAGCTTTCAATGGCGTCGATGCTCTTCACTGCCTGTGTCTTTCTGTTCCCGCTAGTGTTTTCCCAGGCAGACATACTAACAGGAATCTCATTATTTGGTGCCAGGCTCTGCATATCTGCGAGCTTGTCCATTCTATACATATATGCTCCCGAG includes these proteins:
- the LOC124679012 gene encoding organic cation/carnitine transporter 7-like isoform X2, with product MEGGRKGFLFTAIVMSGAGLLSAFAPNYASLMALRFLVGIGLGGGPVLSSWFLEFVPAPSRGRWMVIFSTFWTVGTIFEASLAWAVMPRFGWRWLLALSSVPSFVLLLFYVITPESPRFLCMKGRIPEAVDVLEKMARLNNVPMPSGRLVSDKNIELDEVSESATLLTSVAAGSDGGGKEEEENDNIKEDEGSNFGGIKSVSKLLSPKLFRATVLLWLAFFGNAFSYYGIVLLTSELSNGNRICAKEEVESVHSNESSLYKNVFISSFAEIPGSVASALMVDRVGRKLSMASMLFTACVFLFPLVFSQADILTGISLFGARLCISASLSILYIYAPEIYPTSVRTTGIGVASSVGRIGGILCPLVAVALVHNCQQTAAILLFELVVFLSGMAVMFFPFETKGSRLNDTEGI